The sequence GCGCCGCTCGCAGGTACTGCGTTTGGTCGTGCTGCCGCAGGCGCTGCGCGTGATCATCCCGCCCATGACCAGCCAGTACCTCAATCTCACCAAAAACAGTTCGCTGGCCGTTGCGATCGGCTATCCGGACATCGTGTCGGTGGTCAACACCACGCTGAACCAGACCGGGCAGGCCATCGAGGGCATCCTCATCATCATGGCTGCCTATCTGACGGTCAGCCTGTCGATCTCCATCTTCATGAACTGGTACAACAAGCGCATCGCGCTGGTGGAGCGTTGATATGAGCAGCACTACGCAAACCCCGCGCTCCGACTTGCCGCCGCCGTCCCACCACGTCGGCCCCTGGGCCTGGATGAAGACGCGTCTTTTCTCCTCGCCGCTATCCATTCTGGCCACGGTGCTGCTGGCCTGGCTGCTGATCATGGCGGTGCCCGCGCTGGTGGAGTGGGCGTTCATCAAAGCCGACTTCACGGCCAGTTCGGCGCAGGAGTGCCGTGCCTCGGGCGGCGCCTGCTGGGCGTTTATCGTCGAGAAGCACCGGCTCATCCTGTTTGGTACGTATCCCTACGATGAACAGTGGCGGCCGCTGATCGCCAGCCTCATCCTGATCGCGGTCATCATCATCAGTGGCATGCGCCGCTTCTGGAGGCCGGCGCTGGCGTTGGTGTGGATCGTCGGCCTGACCCTGGTCGCCGTGCTCATGTGGGGCGGTGTCCTGGGCCTGACTTACGTTGAGAACAGCCGCTGGGGCGGCCTGCCGCTGACCTTGATACTGTCGACCTTCGGTATCGCTTTCGCATTTCCGATCGGCGTGCTGCTGGCGTTGGGGCGTCGTTCCCATATGCCGGCCATCAAGACCCTCTGCGTGGTCTACATCGAGCTCATCCGTGGCGTGCCGCTCATCAGCCTGCTGTTCATGTCGTCGGTGATGCTGCCGCTGTTTCTGCCCGAAGGCTTTTCGATAGACAAGCTGCTGCGCGCGCAGATCGCCATCATCATGTTTGCGGCGGCGTATATCGCCGAGACGGTGCGGGGCGGTCTGCAGGCCATTCCCAAAGGGCAATACGAGGGAGCGAATTCGCTTGGCCTGTCGTACTGGCAGAAGATGCGCAAGATCATCCTGCCGCAGGCCTTGAAGATCGTCATTCCGCCCCTGGTCAGCATCTTCATCGCGCTGTTCAAGGACACTTCGCTGGTGGTGATCATCGGTATCTTCGATCTGACCCTGGCGGCCAAGGCGGCGTTGTCGGATGCGGCCTGGCGGGGTTTCAGCGTGGAAGCCTATATTTTTATTTCGCTGATCTACTTCGTCTTCTGCTTCTCGATGTCCAAATACAGCCAGCGGCTGGAGCGCCGCCTGGCGACCGGTCATCAACGATAGAAACGCGCCGGCCAACCTCGCGCTGGCCGGTCACTTTTTCGGGAGTACAGGCATGTCCAATGCCATCATCCGCCTGCAGGACGTCAACAAGTGGTACGGCCAGTTCCACGTCCTGCGCAACATCAATCTGGACGTGGCATCCGGCGAGCGTATCGTGATCTGTGGCCCTTCGGGTTCGGGCAAGTCGACCATGATCCGCTGCATCAACCGCCTCGAAGAACATCAGCAGGGCAAGATCATCGTCGACGGTACGGAGCTGACCAACGACCTCAAGCAGATCGAAACCATCCGCAAGGATGTCGGAATGGTGTTTCAGCACTTCAACCTGTTTCCGCATCTGACGGTGCTGGAGAACCTGACGCTGGGGCCGGTCTGGGTGCTTAAGAAATCACGCGCCGAGGCCGAGGCCACGGCCATGCAGTATCTCGAACGGGTGCGAATCCCTGACCAGGCGCACAAATTTCCTGGCCAGCTTTCTGGCGGGCAGCAGCAACGGGTAGCGATTGCGCGTTCGCTGTGCATGAGCCCGAAGATCATGTTGTTCGATGAGCCGACATCGGCGCTGGACCCTGAAATGGTCAAGGAGGTGCTCGATGTCATGGTCAGCCTGGCCCAGGAAAGCGGCATGACCATGCTGTGTGTGACCCATGAAATGGGCTTTGCGCGCAAGGTGGCCAATCGGGTCATCTTCATGGACCGCGGCGAGATCATCGAAGAAAACACGCCCGACGAGTTCTTCGACCACCCCAAAAACGAGCGCACCCAGCTTTTCCTCAGCCAGATCCTTCATTGACGCGTCGCGCGGCCGGAGTCGGCCGTGCGCATGCTCTCCCGGACGGGATGGCTGCGTTATGCTACGGGCCAAACGCAACGTACGCATATAAAACATCCCTGTCCGGAGACTTTCATGACCCGTTCCCTCGTGTCCACCTCGCGCCGAGCGCTGCTCGGTGGCGTCCTCGCCCTGACTGCAGGCCTGTCGCTGCTCGCACCGGCTGCGGCACAGACCGATTTCCCGAATAAACCCCTGCGTTTCATCGTTCCTTATCCGCCCGGCGGCCCGCTCGACACTATGGCTCGCCTGCTGGCCGAAAAGGTGCGCGACTCCCTGGGCCAGCCCGTCATCGTCGAGAACAAGGCGAGCGCGGGGGGCAATATCGGCGCAGATCTGGTGGCCAAGGCCGCGCCCGATGGCTATACCCTGGTGATGGGGGCCGTAGCCACGCACGCCATCAATCCCTTCCTGTTTGCCAACCTGCCCTACGATCCGGTCAAGGACTTCGCGCCCATCACCATCGTGGCGTCGGTGCCCAATGTGCTGGTCATGAACGTCGACTTCGCGCAGAAGAACAACATCAACAACGTGGCTGATCTGGTCGCTTACGCCAAGAAGAATCCTGGTCGTCTGAACTACGGCTCGGGCGGCAATGGCAGTGCGGGCCATTTGTCCGGTGAGCTGCTCAAGGCGCGCGCCGGTATCGCCGCCGAGCATATCCCTTACCAGGGCGCCGCGCCGGCCCAACTGGCCTTGCTATCCGGTCAATCGGACTTCATGTTCGACAATCTGGCCGCCTCGGCTCCGCTCATCAAGGATGGCAAAGTCAAGGCGCTGGCAGTGACGACGGCCAAGCGCTCCTCGTTGCTGCCGGATGTGCCGACGGTGGAAGAGTCGGGCGTGAAGGGGTTTGACCTGGGCACCTGGTTTGGCGTGTTCGTGCCAGGCGCCACGCCGGCTCCTGTCGTTGCCAAACTCAACAAGGCCTACACCGATGCGCTCAATCGTCCCGAGGTGCGTCAGCGTCTGCTGACCATGGGTTCGGAGCAGGCGCCGATGAGTGCGGAAGACTTTGCCGCTTTCGTCAAGGCCGAAAAGGACAAGTACGGCGAGATCGTCAGTATCTCGGGTGCCAGCCTGAACTGATCCATCAGGCTTGGAGCAGACGATGGAGTTGTATTCCGTCATCAAGATCGTGCATGTGCTGGCGATTACCGTCTGGGTCCTGGGCTTGCTCTGGCTATCGTCGGTCACGGGCTTTTCGGCCGCTTCGGCGGCCAGCCTGCGCCGGATGGCGCGCTGGAATCATCGGCTGGTGCTGCCGGCCATGGCGCTGACCTGGTGCTGTGGCCTGGTCATGGGCGGCATGGTGGGCTGGTTTGGCCAGTTGTGGCTGGACGTGAAAGTGGCTCTGGTGGTCCTGCTGACCTTGCTGCAACTGTGGCAGACCCGGGTGTTGACCCGCATGCTCGACAAGCAGGAGTATCGCGCGCCGGAGTGGATGAGTCTGGCGGGTGCCACGGTCTTTCTGCTGACTGCGCTGGCGATCACGCTGGCCGTGGCCAAGCCATTTTTCTGAGGTGCATCAGGCCGGCAGCGTCCAATGCTTGGACAACTCGACGGCCTGACGCCAGCGCTGCATGCGCGCCAGGCGGACATCGGCTGGCCAGCGCGGCTCGAAGCGGCGTTCGGCCTGCCACTGGGCGGCGAATTCTTGCTGATCGCTCCAGAAACCGACCGCCAGCCCGGCCAGGCCGGCTGCGCCTCGGGCGGTGGATTCGGCAATACGGGGGCGCACCACCGGCACGCCCAGCAGATCGGCCTGCATCTGCATCAGCAGATCGTTGCGCGCCGCGCCTCCATCGACCCGCAATTCCGAGGCGCCCAGTCCGGCAAAGGCTGGCACCATGAAGACGTCATCCGTATCGGCCACACTCGCGGCCAGAGGCTCGATGTCTTCGGCATGCTGGATGATGCCCAGCCCGTCGCGCAGCCATTGCACCGCTGCGCCGGCGACAAAGACGCTTCCCTCGAGCATGTAGGTGCTGCGCTAGCTGTGAAGATTCAATAGGTTGTATGCATGGTTCATCCGAACCGGATTTGAGAAACTGGAAATCGCCAACCCCCCAGTTCACTCAAGGAGCCCGGCCGGATGAACACCCATAAGCATGCCCGATTGACCTTCCTACGTCGACTCGAAATGGTCCAGCAATTGATCGCCCATCAAGTTTGTGTGCCTGAAGCGGCCCGCGCCTATGGGGTCACCGCGCCGACTGTGCGCAAATGGCTGGGCCGCTTCCTGGCTCAGGGCCAGGCGGGCTTGGCCGATGCGTCCTCGCGCCCGACGGTCTCGCCCCGAGCGATTGCGCCGGCCAAGGCGCTGGCTATCGTGGAGCTGCGCCGCAAGCGGCTGACCCAAGCGCGCATCGCCCAGGCGCTGGGCGTGTCAGCCAGCACCGTCAGCCGCGTCCTGGCCCGCGCCGGTCTGTCGCACCTGGCCGACCTGGAGCCGGCCGAGCCGGTGGTGCGCTACGAGCATCAGGCCCCCGGCGATCTGCTGCACATCGACATCAAGAAGCTGGGACGTATCCAGCGCCCTGGCCACCGGGTCACGGGCAACCGACGCGATACCGTTGAGGGGGCCGGCTGGGACTTCGTCTTCGTGGCCATCGATGACCACGCCCGCGTGGCCTTCACCGACATCCACCCCGACGAGCGCTTCCCCAGCGCCGTCCAGTTCCTCAAGGACGCAGTGGCCTACTACCAGCGCCTGGGCGTGACCATCCAGCGCTTGCTCACCGACAATGGCTCGGCCTTTCGCAGCCGCGCCTTCGCCGCGCTGTGCCATGAGCTGGGCATCAAGCACCGCTTTACCCGACCTTACCGCCCACAGACCAATGGCAAGGCCGAACGCTTCATCCAGTCGGCCTTGCGTGAGTGGGCTTACGCTCACACCTACCAGAACTCCCAACACCGAGCCGATGCCATGAAATCCTGGCTACACCACTACAACTGGCATCGACCCCACCAAGGCATCGGGCGCGCTGTACCCATCTCCAGACTCAACCTGGACGAATACAACCTATTGACAGTTCACAGCTAGCGGTCGCCATCGGGCAGGCCCCAACCGACGGTGGACAACAGATGGTTGTGCGAAGCCACGGGTTTGTCGCCCACATTCATGAGCATGAAACACCCTGTGCCGTAGGTGTTTTTGGCCATGCCTGGCGCAAAGCATCCCTGGCCGAAGGTGGCCGCCTGTTGATCGCCCGCTACGCCGGCAATCGGGATGGGGCCCCCAGCCACTGGGGGTGCGCCTGGCCGATGACGGCGCTGCTGGGCGCGACCTGGGGCAATACGGACGGCGGGATGTTCAACAAGGCCAGGATGTCTTCGTTCCAGGCCTGCGTGTGCAGATCAAAGAGCATGGTGCGCGAGGCATTGCTGGGATCGGTGCTGTGAACCGCGCCGTGGGTCAGTTGCCAGATCAACCAGGTGTCCACGGTGCCGAAAGCCAGCTCGCCGCGTTCGGCCGCCTGACGCGCACCCGGCACATGGTCGAGCAGCCAGGCCAGCTTGGTACCGGAAAAATACGCATCCACGACAAGTCCCGTGCGCGATTGCAGCCAGTCGGCGTGGCCGTCGCGGCGCAGGTGCTCGCACAGGGGTGCGGTACGGCGGTCCTGCCAGACGATGGCGCGCGCCAGGGGGCGCCCGGTGCTGCGCTCCCAAAGCAGCGTGGTTTCACGCTGATTGGTAATACCGATGGCTGCCAGGTCGGCGGCGCTCACGCCGGCATTGCGGATGGCTTCACGCGCGACTTCGAGCTGGCTGCTCCAGATCTCCAGGGCATCGTGCTCTACCCAGCCCGGGCGTGGATAGTATTGGCGAAACTCCCGCTGGCCGACGCCGCGCACGGCGCCTTTGCGGTCGAAAACGATCGCTCGCGAGCTGGTGGTGCCCTGGTCCAGCGCAAGCACATAATCACTCGTCGTCACGTTGCACCTTGTTCCGGTTGAGTTGCGCGCCGGCGTCAGGTGCCAGGCGGCGGAAGGACAATGTGGAAAGCGCGCACAGCACGCCTATGGTGACGAAAGCCACGATGACGTCCGGCACGGCCAGGTGGTCGTCGCCGCGCACGCGCATGCTCAGATTCAACGTGATGGCGGCCACGCCCACTCCCAGGCTGATGCCGAGTTGCTGCGCCATGGCTGAGAAACTGCTGGCGCGGCTCATTTTTTCGGCCGGGATGTCGGCATAGGACAGGGTGTTGACGCCGGTGAATTGCAGCGAACGGAAAAATCCGCCGATCAGCAAAATGAGGATCATCAGCCAGACCGGCGTTTGCGGCGTGAAAAGCGCGCAGCACATGATGAACAGGCCGGTCAGCACGGCGTTGATGGTCAGCACGCGGCGGAAACCGAAGTGCTGCACGATGGGGGTGGCGACGAACTTCATCAGCAATGCGCCAGCCGCGCTCGCGAAGGTGATCATGCCCGCCTCAAAGGGCGAGAGGCCGAAACCCACCTGCAGCAGCATCGCCAGTAGAAACGGCACCGCACCCACGGCGAAACGGCACAGGTTTCCGCCCAGCGTGGAAATGGCAAAGGTCGGGATGCGCAACAGCGTCAGATCCAGGATGGGATACGCCACGCGCCTGGCGTGCCACA comes from Bordetella holmesii ATCC 51541 and encodes:
- a CDS encoding amino ABC transporter, permease, 3-TM region, His/Glu/Gln/Arg/opine family domain protein, coding for MKTRLFSSPLSILATVLLAWLLIMAVPALVEWAFIKADFTASSAQECRASGGACWAFIVEKHRLILFGTYPYDEQWRPLIASLILIAVIIISGMRRFWRPALALVWIVGLTLVAVLMWGGVLGLTYVENSRWGGLPLTLILSTFGIAFAFPIGVLLALGRRSHMPAIKTLCVVYIELIRGVPLISLLFMSSVMLPLFLPEGFSIDKLLRAQIAIIMFAAAYIAETVRGGLQAIPKGQYEGANSLGLSYWQKMRKIILPQALKIVIPPLVSIFIALFKDTSLVVIIGIFDLTLAAKAALSDAAWRGFSVEAYIFISLIYFVFCFSMSKYSQRLERRLATGHQR
- a CDS encoding tripartite tricarboxylate transporter receptor family protein; translated protein: MTRSLVSTSRRALLGGVLALTAGLSLLAPAAAQTDFPNKPLRFIVPYPPGGPLDTMARLLAEKVRDSLGQPVIVENKASAGGNIGADLVAKAAPDGYTLVMGAVATHAINPFLFANLPYDPVKDFAPITIVASVPNVLVMNVDFAQKNNINNVADLVAYAKKNPGRLNYGSGGNGSAGHLSGELLKARAGIAAEHIPYQGAAPAQLALLSGQSDFMFDNLAASAPLIKDGKVKALAVTTAKRSSLLPDVPTVEESGVKGFDLGTWFGVFVPGATPAPVVAKLNKAYTDALNRPEVRQRLLTMGSEQAPMSAEDFAAFVKAEKDKYGEIVSISGASLN
- a CDS encoding carbohydrate kinase, FGGY family, with protein sequence MLEGSVFVAGAAVQWLRDGLGIIQHAEDIEPLAASVADTDDVFMVPAFAGLGASELRVDGGAARNDLLMQMQADLLGVPVVRPRIAESTARGAAGLAGLAVGFWSDQQEFAAQWQAERRFEPRWPADVRLARMQRWRQAVELSKHWTLPA
- a CDS encoding helix-turn-helix family protein, yielding MNTHKHARLTFLRRLEMVQQLIAHQVCVPEAARAYGVTAPTVRKWLGRFLAQGQAGLADASSRPTVSPRAIAPAKALAIVELRRKRLTQARIAQALGVSASTVSRVLARAGLSHLADLEPAEPVVRYEHQAPGDLLHIDIKKLGRIQRPGHRVTGNRRDTVEGAGWDFVFVAIDDHARVAFTDIHPDERFPSAVQFLKDAVAYYQRLGVTIQRLLTDNGSAFRSRAFAALCHELGIKHRFTRPYRPQTNGKAERFIQSALREWAYAHTYQNSQHRADAMKSWLHHYNWHRPHQGIGRAVPISRLNLDEYNLLTVHS
- a CDS encoding carbohydrate kinase, FGGY family, translating into MAGGPIPIAGVAGDQQAATFGQGCFAPGMAKNTYGTGCFMLMNVGDKPVASHNHLLSTVGWGLPDGDR
- a CDS encoding FGGY family of carbohydrate kinase, N-terminal domain protein — translated: MTTSDYVLALDQGTTSSRAIVFDRKGAVRGVGQREFRQYYPRPGWVEHDALEIWSSQLEVAREAIRNAGVSAADLAAIGITNQRETTLLWERSTGRPLARAIVWQDRRTAPLCEHLRRDGHADWLQSRTGLVVDAYFSGTKLAWLLDHVPGARQAAERGELAFGTVDTWLIWQLTHGAVHSTDPSNASRTMLFDLHTQAWNEDILALLNIPPSVLPQVAPSSAVIGQAHPQWLGAPSRLPA